The Streptomyces sp. NBC_01353 genome contains a region encoding:
- a CDS encoding molybdopterin-dependent oxidoreductase, giving the protein MTASAIPRGPGATAWAPETVTTDPYNAQTPRAALAERVTPADALFVRDHFGVPRTAVADWGLRIGGAVTAPVTLGYEDLLALGRLGRREFDVVLECAGNGRALMTPRPPGLPWDQRAVGCARFAGVPLHLVAERAGVAPEAVEFVFAGADVGTVHGHRAAFERSLPLAEALHPDTLLATHMNGEPLQPEHGAPVRLVVPGRYAVADVKWLVEARAVTEPFTGVFQAEEYVYVASRGIPEGPVAAIRVKSFISAPEPDDDLRRGTQIVVRGRAWSGAGLAVGRVEVRAEHEDEDRPGEELAGDADWHDADLEPPTGPYAWTGWSYRWTPRRPGRYRLLARATDAHGDTQPPRAPWNAQGYGCNPVAAVDVVVV; this is encoded by the coding sequence ATGACCGCATCGGCCATTCCTCGTGGTCCCGGTGCGACCGCCTGGGCGCCCGAGACGGTGACCACCGACCCGTACAACGCCCAGACGCCGAGGGCCGCGCTGGCCGAGCGCGTCACCCCCGCGGACGCGCTGTTCGTCCGGGACCACTTCGGGGTGCCCCGGACGGCGGTCGCCGACTGGGGGCTGCGGATCGGCGGGGCGGTGACCGCACCGGTCACCCTCGGCTACGAGGACCTCCTCGCCCTGGGGCGCCTCGGACGCCGGGAGTTCGACGTCGTCCTGGAGTGCGCGGGCAACGGCCGCGCTCTGATGACCCCGCGCCCGCCGGGCCTGCCCTGGGACCAACGGGCGGTCGGCTGCGCCCGGTTCGCGGGCGTTCCGTTGCACCTCGTCGCCGAGCGCGCCGGTGTCGCGCCGGAGGCGGTCGAGTTCGTCTTCGCCGGGGCCGACGTCGGCACCGTGCACGGTCACCGGGCGGCGTTCGAACGCAGCCTCCCGCTCGCCGAGGCTCTCCACCCGGACACGCTCCTCGCCACCCATATGAACGGCGAACCGCTCCAGCCCGAGCACGGCGCCCCGGTCCGTCTCGTGGTCCCCGGCCGGTATGCGGTCGCCGACGTGAAGTGGCTGGTCGAGGCGAGGGCCGTCACGGAACCCTTCACCGGGGTCTTCCAGGCCGAGGAGTACGTGTACGTCGCGTCGCGGGGCATTCCCGAAGGCCCTGTCGCGGCCATCCGGGTCAAGTCGTTCATCAGCGCGCCCGAGCCGGACGACGATCTCCGGCGCGGCACGCAGATCGTCGTACGCGGCCGGGCGTGGTCGGGGGCCGGACTGGCCGTGGGACGGGTCGAGGTCCGGGCCGAGCACGAGGACGAGGACCGTCCGGGAGAGGAGCTCGCCGGCGACGCGGACTGGCACGACGCCGACCTGGAGCCGCCGACCGGGCCGTACGCCTGGACGGGCTGGTCGTACCGGTGGACGCCCAGGAGGCCGGGCCGGTACCGGTTGCTGGCCCGGGCCACCGACGCGCACGGCGACACCCAGCCGCCGCGGGCGCCATGGAACGCCCAGGGCTACGGCTGCAACCCCGTGGCGGCGGTCGACGTGGTCGTCGTCTGA
- a CDS encoding helix-turn-helix domain-containing protein: MYEERPARLDGAVLWTLTTRAGVPPVPVLPDGCMDVIWCDGRLLVAGPDTVAYVPDGGANRYAGIRFAPGDAPALLGVPASELRDRRVELGALWGGASARRLGERVADAPDPAAVLEALALRRAAEAPAPDLLLRAVVRRLQAGRPVAETAEAVGLGARQLHRRSLDAFGYGPKTLARILRLQRALALVRAGLPYAEAALRAGCVDQAHLARETRALAGTTLSAYVSDWAKRDTPQPSGSSTTA; this comes from the coding sequence GTGTACGAGGAACGTCCCGCGCGCCTGGACGGCGCCGTCCTCTGGACCCTCACGACCCGGGCGGGGGTGCCACCGGTGCCCGTGCTGCCCGACGGCTGCATGGATGTGATCTGGTGCGACGGCCGGCTCCTCGTCGCGGGACCCGACACCGTCGCGTACGTCCCCGACGGCGGGGCGAACCGCTACGCCGGGATCCGCTTCGCACCCGGAGACGCGCCCGCGCTGCTCGGCGTACCGGCGAGCGAACTGCGCGACCGGCGGGTCGAGCTCGGGGCGCTGTGGGGCGGGGCGAGTGCGCGACGGCTCGGCGAACGGGTGGCGGACGCCCCCGACCCCGCGGCCGTCCTCGAGGCCCTCGCGCTGCGCCGGGCCGCCGAGGCCCCGGCCCCCGACCTGCTGCTCCGGGCGGTCGTACGGCGGCTCCAGGCGGGCCGGCCGGTCGCCGAGACGGCCGAGGCCGTAGGGCTCGGGGCCCGGCAGCTGCACCGGCGATCACTGGACGCGTTCGGCTACGGGCCCAAGACCCTGGCGCGGATCCTCCGCCTTCAGCGTGCGCTGGCCCTGGTCAGGGCGGGGCTGCCGTACGCCGAGGCGGCGCTCCGGGCCGGCTGCGTCGACCAGGCCCACCTGGCGCGCGAGACCCGGGCACTGGCCGGCACCACCCTGTCCGCCTACGTCTCGGACTGGGCGAAGAGGGACACCCCGCAGCCGTCCGGGTCGAGCACGACGGCGTAG
- a CDS encoding YihY/virulence factor BrkB family protein → MQAANETPERRPGGRLHRARVLYRNVSKRKMVWLLLKDTVNSCIEYRILGLAAEAAFFTLLSLPPLLLGLIALLGYADDWTNTDTVASIQENILRAAGTVLSDRGVRDIAKPLLDDVTQGKRPELISLGFAIALWSGSRAVNVFIDTITVMYGLDGHRGIVKTRLLAFLLYLVALLIGAVVLPLAVVGPDRMVELIPWGTEVVAVLYWPVVILLSIAFLTTLYHVSVPVRSPWIEDIPGALMALGMWVLGSFLLRIYLTSQVEGPTIYGSLAAPIAVLLWIGISAFAVLVGAAVNAAIDRVWPSVATAAAREASDRARAAQAADLVARLRAEADDVDEDDPDMPSEFPERWSRFLPPDDVKSRLHSGWEKD, encoded by the coding sequence GTGCAGGCAGCAAACGAAACACCCGAGCGGCGGCCCGGGGGCAGACTCCACCGGGCGCGAGTCCTCTACCGCAACGTCTCCAAGCGGAAGATGGTCTGGCTGCTCCTGAAGGACACCGTCAACTCGTGCATCGAGTACCGCATCCTCGGCCTCGCCGCCGAAGCGGCGTTCTTCACCCTCCTGTCCCTTCCCCCGCTGCTGCTCGGTCTGATCGCCCTCCTCGGCTACGCCGACGACTGGACCAACACCGACACCGTCGCGAGCATCCAGGAGAACATCCTCCGCGCCGCCGGAACGGTCCTCTCCGACCGCGGCGTACGCGACATCGCCAAACCCCTCCTGGACGACGTCACCCAGGGCAAACGCCCCGAACTCATCTCGCTCGGCTTCGCCATCGCCCTCTGGTCCGGCTCGCGCGCCGTGAACGTCTTCATCGACACCATCACCGTGATGTACGGGCTCGACGGGCACCGCGGCATCGTCAAGACCCGGCTGCTCGCCTTCCTGCTCTACCTCGTGGCGCTGCTCATCGGCGCGGTCGTCCTGCCGCTCGCCGTCGTCGGCCCGGACCGGATGGTGGAGCTGATCCCGTGGGGCACGGAAGTCGTCGCCGTGCTCTACTGGCCGGTCGTCATCCTGCTCTCCATCGCCTTCCTGACGACGCTTTACCACGTGTCCGTCCCGGTCCGCTCCCCATGGATCGAGGACATCCCGGGCGCCCTGATGGCGCTCGGGATGTGGGTGCTCGGCAGCTTCCTGCTGCGGATCTACCTGACCAGCCAGGTCGAGGGACCCACGATCTACGGCTCCCTCGCCGCGCCCATCGCCGTGCTGCTCTGGATCGGCATCTCGGCCTTCGCCGTGCTCGTCGGCGCGGCGGTGAACGCCGCGATCGACCGTGTCTGGCCCTCGGTCGCCACCGCCGCGGCCCGCGAGGCCAGCGACCGCGCCCGTGCCGCCCAGGCCGCCGACCTCGTCGCCCGGCTGCGGGCGGAGGCGGACGACGTGGACGAGGACGACCCGGACATGCCGTCGGAGTTCCCCGAGCGCTGGTCCCGGTTCCTGCCGCCGGACGACGTCAAGTCGCGCCTGCACTCGGGCTGGGAGAAGGACTAG
- a CDS encoding acyl-CoA dehydrogenase family protein, with the protein MAASTHTVTNQAPPLVGYDAYTSDRALAEAVERHLAPEVFAEAREELVAQGRSVGSAQSQKWGALANENPPLLRTHDRYGNRIDEVEFHPSWHRLLGRSVAAGLTDAWGRPGGHVRRAAGFMLATQTEAGHGCPLSMTHAAVPALRTDPALAAVWEPLLTSHVYEEGLRPPGEKAGVLLGMGMTEKQGGSDVRANTTEARPLSGAGEYVLTGHKWFCSAPMSDGFLVLAQAPEGLSCFLVPRVLEDGTRNAFAIQRLKDKLGNRSNASAEVEFDGTTWARRVGDEGRGVRTIIGMVAATRLDCVLGSAALMRQALTQAVHHTAYRGAFGGPLIDKPLMRNVLADLALESEAATVLGMRLAAAYDADTEAERAFLRIAVPAAKYWVTKRCVPTVAEALECLGGNGYVEESGMPRLLRESPLNSIWEGSGNVQALDVLRALQREPMALNAFLTEVGKARGADHRLDGAIKGMLTELADLDGIEGRARRLAERMVLVLQGSLLVRWAPAEVADAFCASRLGGDRGSAFGTLPTTLDLRAVVERARVEA; encoded by the coding sequence ATGGCAGCCAGCACCCACACAGTGACCAACCAGGCTCCGCCCCTGGTGGGATACGACGCGTACACGTCCGACCGGGCTCTGGCGGAGGCCGTCGAGCGCCATCTGGCGCCGGAGGTCTTCGCGGAAGCGCGCGAGGAGCTCGTAGCCCAGGGCCGGTCCGTCGGGTCGGCGCAGTCGCAGAAGTGGGGGGCCCTCGCGAACGAGAATCCACCGCTGCTGCGGACGCACGACCGGTACGGGAACCGGATCGACGAGGTGGAGTTCCATCCGTCGTGGCACCGGCTCCTGGGGCGGTCGGTGGCTGCGGGTCTGACCGATGCCTGGGGCCGTCCGGGTGGTCATGTGCGGCGGGCGGCCGGGTTCATGCTCGCGACGCAGACCGAGGCGGGGCACGGCTGCCCGCTGTCGATGACCCATGCCGCGGTGCCCGCGCTGCGGACGGACCCCGCGCTCGCCGCCGTCTGGGAGCCGCTGCTGACCTCGCACGTGTACGAGGAGGGGCTGCGGCCGCCCGGCGAGAAGGCGGGGGTGCTCCTCGGGATGGGGATGACGGAGAAGCAGGGCGGCAGCGACGTACGGGCGAACACGACCGAGGCGCGGCCGCTGTCCGGGGCCGGCGAGTACGTGCTGACCGGGCACAAGTGGTTCTGCTCGGCGCCGATGTCGGACGGCTTCCTGGTCCTCGCCCAGGCTCCGGAAGGACTGAGCTGCTTTCTGGTACCGCGGGTCCTGGAGGACGGTACGCGCAACGCGTTCGCGATCCAGCGGCTCAAGGACAAGCTGGGGAACAGGTCGAACGCCTCCGCCGAGGTGGAGTTCGACGGGACGACCTGGGCGCGCAGGGTCGGGGACGAGGGGCGCGGGGTCCGCACGATCATCGGGATGGTGGCGGCGACCCGGCTCGACTGTGTGCTGGGCTCGGCGGCGCTGATGCGGCAGGCGCTGACGCAGGCCGTGCACCACACCGCGTACCGGGGTGCGTTCGGCGGTCCGCTGATCGACAAGCCGCTGATGCGCAATGTGCTGGCCGATCTGGCGCTGGAGTCGGAGGCGGCGACGGTGCTCGGCATGCGGCTCGCGGCCGCGTACGACGCCGATACGGAGGCAGAACGCGCTTTCCTGCGGATCGCCGTGCCGGCGGCGAAGTACTGGGTGACGAAGCGGTGCGTGCCGACGGTGGCGGAGGCCCTGGAGTGCCTCGGCGGCAACGGCTATGTGGAGGAGTCGGGGATGCCGCGGCTGCTGCGTGAGTCGCCGCTGAACTCGATCTGGGAGGGCTCCGGCAATGTGCAGGCGCTGGATGTGCTGCGGGCGTTGCAGAGGGAGCCGATGGCGCTGAACGCGTTCCTGACGGAGGTCGGCAAGGCTCGGGGCGCGGACCACCGGCTCGACGGGGCGATCAAGGGCATGCTCACCGAACTGGCCGATCTGGACGGGATCGAGGGGCGGGCCCGACGGCTCGCGGAACGGATGGTGCTGGTCCTGCAGGGTTCGCTGCTGGTGCGGTGGGCGCCGGCGGAGGTGGCGGACGCGTTCTGTGCCTCGCGGCTGGGCGGCGACCGGGGCTCGGCGTTCGGGACGCTGCCGACCACGCTGGATCTGCGGGCGGTGGTGGAGAGAGCGCGCGTGGAGGCCTGA
- a CDS encoding GAF domain-containing protein — protein MKNTQLNNTRLDMKRLAAMDAAQATRLLHRVREETLAGRRPPIAPRPVIDASWQRMFRLGLDPDRTTSSVLLQRDELEERRRSTVLGEVMRTLSTGLAGIADASMQIMVVTDEQGRVLWREGNASVLRQANGICLEEGAAWTENTTGTNAVGTALAMRRAVQVHSAEHYVQTLHNWTCAAAPVHDPRDQRLLGIVDVSGPASSFHPATLALVGSVAQLAEAEMRDRHLRSIERLRSVAAPILCRVGGRAVAVDTHGWTAAVTGMAPVDRLALPKSFRAGRTWLPSLGMCAVEPLPGGWLLRVEEETRAAASDARAASRVVLDLSRPRRWTVAVSGAAGSWTQELSPRHAELLYVLALHRDGRTAAELAEDVFGDRTRTVTVRAEMSRVRRNLASVLAHRPYRFSEEVEVEIVPPAHPADLLPHSTAPVVRASRTGP, from the coding sequence ATGAAGAACACTCAGCTGAACAACACTCGGCTCGACATGAAGCGACTGGCCGCCATGGACGCCGCCCAGGCGACCCGGCTGCTGCACCGGGTCCGGGAGGAGACGCTGGCCGGCCGCAGGCCGCCGATCGCGCCCCGCCCGGTCATCGACGCCTCCTGGCAGCGGATGTTCCGGCTCGGTCTCGACCCGGACCGGACCACGAGCAGTGTCCTCCTCCAGCGCGACGAGCTGGAGGAGCGGCGGCGGTCGACGGTGCTCGGCGAAGTGATGCGCACGCTGAGCACCGGGCTCGCGGGGATCGCGGACGCCTCCATGCAGATCATGGTGGTCACCGACGAGCAGGGCCGGGTGCTGTGGCGGGAGGGCAACGCCTCGGTGCTGCGGCAGGCCAACGGGATCTGCCTGGAGGAGGGCGCGGCCTGGACCGAGAACACCACCGGCACGAACGCGGTGGGGACGGCGCTGGCGATGCGTCGGGCGGTCCAGGTCCACTCGGCCGAGCACTACGTCCAGACCCTCCACAACTGGACCTGCGCCGCGGCGCCGGTCCACGATCCGCGCGACCAGCGACTGTTGGGGATCGTGGACGTGAGCGGTCCGGCGTCCAGCTTCCATCCGGCGACGCTGGCGCTGGTCGGCTCGGTGGCACAGCTCGCCGAGGCGGAGATGCGCGACCGCCATCTGCGGTCGATCGAGCGGCTGCGCTCGGTGGCCGCGCCGATCCTGTGCCGGGTGGGCGGCCGCGCGGTCGCGGTGGACACGCACGGCTGGACGGCGGCGGTGACCGGGATGGCGCCGGTGGACCGGCTCGCGCTGCCGAAGTCCTTCCGCGCGGGGCGCACCTGGCTGCCGTCGCTGGGGATGTGCGCGGTGGAGCCCCTGCCGGGCGGCTGGCTGCTGCGGGTCGAGGAGGAGACCCGGGCGGCGGCCTCGGACGCGCGGGCGGCGAGCCGGGTGGTCCTCGATCTGAGCCGGCCGCGCCGCTGGACGGTGGCGGTGTCGGGGGCGGCGGGCAGCTGGACGCAGGAGCTGAGCCCGCGCCATGCCGAGCTGCTGTACGTCCTGGCCCTGCACCGCGACGGGCGGACGGCGGCGGAGCTGGCCGAGGACGTGTTCGGCGACCGGACGAGGACGGTGACGGTAAGGGCGGAGATGTCACGGGTCCGCCGCAACCTGGCGAGCGTGCTCGCCCACCGCCCGTACCGCTTCAGCGAGGAGGTGGAGGTCGAGATCGTCCCCCCGGCCCACCCGGCCGACCTCCTCCCCCACTCGACGGCCCCGGTGGTCCGGGCCTCCCGCACGGGGCCGTGA
- a CDS encoding GNAT family N-acetyltransferase: MSITLTTWSLEQTAPSDLRPSPAPEGDEVTIKRAEVPSPEYSRFLYTAVGGDIRWNDRLSLTYKQWLEIVEKPGAEIWVAYDRGTPAGYVELDPQDDGVVEIVYFGLVPAFRGRRIGGHLLSYGVRRAWDLADRWPGREETRRVWLHTCSLDGPHAMDNYLRRGFRLFDTKVEEVEESETPGPWPGAHA; the protein is encoded by the coding sequence ATGAGCATCACTCTCACCACCTGGTCCCTCGAGCAGACCGCGCCGTCCGACCTCCGTCCCTCCCCCGCCCCCGAGGGCGACGAGGTGACGATCAAGCGGGCCGAGGTGCCCTCGCCCGAGTACAGCCGCTTCCTCTATACGGCGGTCGGTGGCGACATCCGCTGGAACGATCGGCTGTCGCTCACGTACAAGCAGTGGCTGGAGATCGTCGAGAAGCCGGGGGCCGAGATCTGGGTCGCGTACGACCGGGGCACGCCGGCCGGATACGTCGAGCTCGACCCGCAGGACGACGGCGTCGTCGAGATCGTCTACTTCGGACTGGTCCCGGCCTTCCGCGGGCGCCGGATCGGCGGCCATCTGCTCTCGTACGGCGTCCGGCGCGCCTGGGACCTGGCCGACCGCTGGCCGGGCCGCGAGGAGACGCGCCGCGTGTGGCTCCACACCTGCTCGCTGGACGGACCGCACGCGATGGACAACTACCTGCGGCGGGGCTTCCGGCTCTTCGACACCAAGGTGGAGGAGGTCGAGGAGTCCGAGACGCCCGGCCCCTGGCCCGGCGCGCACGCCTGA
- a CDS encoding putative leader peptide: MSGTGIALVSRRHVDLGRMSSAMCPVR; the protein is encoded by the coding sequence ATGTCTGGAACTGGAATTGCCTTGGTGAGTCGGCGGCACGTCGACCTCGGCCGCATGTCCAGCGCCATGTGTCCGGTGCGCTGA
- a CDS encoding nitrite/sulfite reductase, with translation MAATPEIPAPATPRRKVSRHRGEGQWAVGHFTPLNGNEQFKKDDDGLNVRTRIETIYSKRGFDSIDPNDLRGRMRWWGLYTQRKEGLDGTKTGVLEPEELDAEYFMLRVRIDGGRLTTEQLRVVGEISQEFARGTADITDRQNVQYHWIRIEDVPEIWNRLEAVGLSTTEACGDTPRVILGSPVAGIAEDEIIDGTPAIDEIYRRIVGNKDFSNLPRKFKSAVSGSPLLDVAHEINDIAFVGVNHPEHGPGFDVWVGGGLSTNPKLGVRLGTWVSLDEVPDVYEGVISIFRDYGYRRLRTRARLKFLVADWGPEKFRQVLEDEYLKRKLTDGPAPEQPAGQWRDHVGVHKQQDGRYYVGFAPRVGRVDGTTLTKIAEIAEAHGSGRVRTTAEQKMIVLDIEEAQVESIVSALESMDLRVNPSPFRRGTMACTGIEFCKLAIVETKARGASLIDELERRIPEFDEPITININGCPNACARIQVADIGLKGQLVLDDEGNRVEGYQVHLGGALGLEAGFGRKVRGLKVTSTELPDYVERVLTRFQEQREDGERFATWAARASEEALS, from the coding sequence ATGGCCGCCACCCCGGAAATCCCCGCACCCGCAACGCCCCGCCGCAAGGTGAGCCGTCACCGTGGCGAGGGTCAGTGGGCCGTGGGGCACTTCACCCCGCTGAACGGCAATGAGCAGTTCAAGAAGGACGACGACGGTCTCAATGTGCGGACACGTATTGAGACGATCTACTCCAAGCGTGGATTCGACTCCATCGACCCCAACGACCTGCGCGGCCGTATGCGGTGGTGGGGCCTCTACACCCAGCGCAAGGAAGGCCTCGACGGCACCAAGACGGGTGTCCTGGAGCCGGAGGAGCTGGACGCGGAGTACTTCATGCTCCGGGTCCGTATCGACGGCGGCCGGCTGACGACCGAGCAGCTGCGGGTCGTCGGCGAGATCTCGCAGGAGTTCGCGCGGGGCACCGCCGACATCACCGACCGGCAGAACGTCCAGTACCACTGGATCCGCATCGAGGACGTCCCGGAGATCTGGAACCGCCTGGAGGCGGTCGGCCTGTCGACGACCGAGGCCTGCGGTGACACCCCGCGTGTCATCCTCGGCTCGCCCGTCGCGGGAATCGCCGAGGACGAGATCATCGACGGCACCCCCGCCATCGACGAGATCTACCGCCGGATCGTGGGCAACAAGGACTTCTCCAACCTGCCCCGTAAGTTCAAGTCGGCCGTCTCGGGCTCGCCTCTGCTCGACGTGGCGCACGAGATCAACGACATCGCCTTCGTCGGCGTGAACCACCCGGAGCACGGCCCCGGCTTCGACGTCTGGGTCGGCGGCGGCCTCTCCACCAACCCCAAGCTGGGCGTCCGCCTGGGCACCTGGGTCTCGCTCGACGAGGTCCCGGACGTGTACGAGGGCGTCATCTCGATCTTCCGCGACTACGGCTACCGCCGGCTGCGCACCCGCGCCCGGCTGAAGTTCCTCGTCGCCGACTGGGGCCCGGAGAAGTTCCGCCAGGTCCTGGAGGACGAGTACCTGAAGCGCAAGCTGACGGACGGGCCCGCCCCCGAGCAGCCCGCCGGCCAGTGGCGCGACCACGTCGGCGTCCACAAGCAGCAGGACGGCCGCTACTACGTCGGCTTCGCCCCGCGCGTCGGCCGCGTCGACGGCACCACGCTCACCAAGATCGCGGAGATCGCCGAGGCGCACGGCTCGGGCCGGGTCCGTACCACCGCCGAGCAGAAGATGATCGTCCTGGACATCGAGGAGGCGCAGGTCGAGTCGATCGTCTCCGCCCTCGAGTCCATGGACCTGCGGGTCAACCCCTCGCCGTTCCGGCGCGGCACGATGGCCTGCACCGGTATCGAGTTCTGCAAGCTGGCGATCGTCGAGACCAAGGCGCGCGGCGCCTCGCTCATCGACGAACTCGAGCGCCGCATCCCCGAGTTCGACGAGCCGATCACCATCAACATCAACGGCTGCCCCAACGCCTGCGCCCGTATCCAGGTGGCGGACATCGGTCTCAAGGGCCAGTTGGTCCTGGACGACGAGGGCAACCGCGTCGAGGGCTACCAGGTCCACCTGGGCGGCGCCCTCGGCCTGGAGGCCGGCTTCGGCCGCAAGGTCCGTGGCCTGAAGGTCACCTCGACCGAGCTGCCGGACTACGTCGAGCGGGTCCTCACGCGCTTCCAGGAGCAGCGCGAGGACGGCGAGCGCTTCGCCACCTGGGCGGCGCGTGCCTCGGAAGAGGCCCTCTCATGA
- a CDS encoding phosphoadenylyl-sulfate reductase, which yields MTTTQAITEATDLKTLAEQAGRDLEDASALEILRWAADTFGKSFCVTSSMEDAVVAHLASRTMPGVDVVFLDTGYHFPETIGTRDAVDAVMDVNVITLTPRQTVAEQDAEYGPKLHDRDPDLCCALRKVKPLEDGLAAYRAWATGLRRDESPTRANTPVVGWDEKRQKVKISPIARWTQDDVDAYVAEHGVLTNPLLMDGYASVGCAPCTRRVAEGEDARAGRWAGRAKTECGLHG from the coding sequence ATGACGACGACTCAGGCCATCACCGAGGCCACCGACCTGAAGACGCTCGCCGAGCAGGCCGGCCGCGACCTGGAGGACGCCTCCGCACTGGAGATCCTCCGGTGGGCGGCCGACACCTTCGGCAAGAGCTTCTGCGTCACCTCCTCCATGGAGGACGCCGTGGTCGCCCACCTCGCCTCGCGCACCATGCCCGGAGTGGACGTCGTCTTCCTCGACACCGGATACCACTTCCCCGAGACCATCGGCACCCGTGACGCGGTCGACGCGGTGATGGACGTCAACGTCATCACCCTGACCCCGCGGCAGACGGTCGCCGAGCAGGACGCCGAGTACGGCCCGAAGCTGCACGACCGCGACCCGGACCTGTGCTGCGCGCTGCGCAAGGTCAAGCCGCTCGAGGACGGCCTGGCCGCCTACCGCGCCTGGGCGACGGGTCTGCGCCGCGACGAGTCCCCGACCCGGGCGAACACCCCGGTCGTCGGCTGGGACGAGAAGCGGCAGAAGGTCAAGATCTCCCCGATCGCCCGCTGGACGCAGGACGACGTCGACGCGTACGTCGCCGAGCACGGCGTCCTCACCAACCCGCTCCTCATGGACGGTTACGCCTCCGTCGGCTGCGCGCCCTGCACCCGCCGCGTCGCCGAGGGCGAGGACGCCAGGGCCGGCCGCTGGGCCGGCCGGGCCAAGACCGAATGCGGGCTGCACGGCTGA
- the cysC gene encoding adenylyl-sulfate kinase, translating into MTTKETSQENHVTGATIWLTGLPSAGKTTIAYELAGRLRGEGHRVEVLDGDEIREFLSAGLGFGREDRHTNVQRIGFVSELLASNGVKVLVPVIAPYEDSREAVRKRHRSEGTPYVEVHVATPVDVCSVRDVKGLYAKQAAGELSGLTGVDDPYDEPRNPDLRIESQNQTVQESAAQLHALLTERGLA; encoded by the coding sequence ATGACCACCAAAGAGACTTCCCAGGAGAATCACGTGACCGGTGCCACCATCTGGCTCACGGGCCTGCCGAGCGCCGGCAAGACCACGATCGCGTACGAACTCGCCGGCCGGCTGCGCGGCGAGGGACACCGCGTCGAGGTGCTCGACGGCGACGAGATCCGCGAGTTCCTCTCCGCGGGCCTCGGCTTCGGCCGCGAGGACCGGCACACCAATGTGCAGCGGATCGGCTTCGTCTCCGAGCTGCTCGCCTCGAACGGCGTGAAGGTCCTGGTCCCGGTCATCGCTCCGTACGAGGACAGCCGCGAGGCCGTCCGCAAGCGTCACCGGTCCGAAGGCACCCCCTACGTCGAGGTGCATGTCGCCACTCCGGTGGACGTGTGCTCCGTACGCGATGTGAAGGGGCTGTACGCCAAGCAGGCCGCGGGCGAGCTCAGCGGCCTGACCGGGGTCGACGACCCGTACGACGAGCCGCGGAACCCCGATCTGCGGATCGAGTCCCAGAACCAGACCGTGCAGGAGTCCGCGGCGCAGCTCCACGCGCTGCTCACCGAGAGGGGCCTGGCGTGA
- the cysD gene encoding sulfate adenylyltransferase subunit CysD, which yields MTTTVAHVHEETDSPFALSHLDSLESEAVHIFREVAGEFERPVILFSGGKDSIVMLHLALKAFAPAPVPFTLLHVDTGHNFPEVLDYRDRVVAQHGLRLHVASVQEYIDAGKLRERPDGTRNPLQTVPLTEAIQQHRFDAVFGGGRRDEEKARAKERVFSLRDEFSQWDPRRQRPELWQLYNGRHAPGEHVRVFPLSNWTELDVWQYIQREKIELPEIYFAHEREVFARSGMWLTAGEWGGPKESETVETRLIRYRTVGDMSCTGAVDSDATTLDAVIAEIAASRLTERGATRADDKMSEAAMEDRKREGYF from the coding sequence GTGACGACCACCGTTGCCCATGTTCATGAGGAGACCGACAGCCCGTTCGCGCTGTCGCACCTGGACTCGCTCGAGTCCGAGGCCGTCCACATCTTCCGTGAAGTGGCGGGCGAGTTCGAGCGGCCGGTGATCCTCTTCTCCGGCGGCAAGGACTCCATCGTCATGCTGCACCTGGCGCTCAAGGCGTTCGCGCCGGCGCCGGTGCCGTTCACGCTGCTGCACGTCGACACGGGGCACAACTTCCCCGAGGTCCTCGACTACCGCGACCGCGTCGTGGCCCAGCACGGACTGCGGCTGCACGTCGCCTCCGTGCAGGAGTACATCGACGCCGGGAAGCTGCGCGAGCGTCCCGACGGGACGCGCAACCCGCTCCAGACGGTGCCGCTGACCGAGGCGATCCAGCAGCACCGTTTCGACGCCGTCTTCGGCGGCGGCCGTCGGGACGAGGAGAAGGCCCGTGCCAAGGAGCGGGTGTTCTCACTGCGCGACGAGTTCTCGCAGTGGGACCCGCGCCGGCAGCGCCCGGAGCTGTGGCAGCTCTACAACGGCCGCCACGCCCCCGGCGAGCACGTCCGCGTCTTCCCGCTCTCCAACTGGACCGAGCTCGACGTGTGGCAGTACATCCAGCGGGAGAAGATCGAGCTCCCCGAGATCTACTTCGCCCACGAGCGCGAGGTGTTCGCGCGCAGCGGCATGTGGCTGACGGCCGGCGAGTGGGGCGGTCCGAAGGAGTCCGAGACGGTCGAGACGCGGCTCATCCGCTACCGCACCGTCGGTGACATGTCCTGCACGGGCGCCGTCGACTCCGACGCGACCACGCTGGACGCCGTGATCGCCGAGATCGCCGCCTCCCGCCTCACCGAGCGGGGCGCGACCCGCGCCGACGACAAGATGTCCGAGGCCGCGATGGAAGACCGCAAGCGCGAAGGGTACTTCTAG